A window of Pedobacter lusitanus contains these coding sequences:
- a CDS encoding glycoside hydrolase family 31 protein has protein sequence MEEFEEQGNEIKDNDNIKEIVETTIQHLNNPVLALKPIVKKYLTHVQEVRKEGNKFFFSDGEASVEVRVVSNEIIRVRLAPHSVFLEEFSYAVPVVDQKVSTFSFDEQEDCYAISTNTITCKIRKADFHISFIENLSQIVMSEDASPMHWEENADFGGYYVFATKKCFPEENFFGLGDKSGNMNLRGRHFQNWNTDAYSFGWDQDPLYRTIPFYTGIHQKSAYGIFFDNTFRSYFDFGKEDNEKTSFWSDGGELQYYYIHGPHMMDVIKRYQSLTGTHPMPPKWALGYHQCRWSYYPETKVKAVAEGFRSRDIPCDAIYFDIDYMDGYRCFTWNKKHFPDPRKMIKELADDGFKTVVMIDPGIKVDDNYWVFKEGKENNYFCRRSDDYFMEGHVWPGRCQFPDFTNPTVREWWGGLYKELVDMGVAGVWNDMNEPAVFGAGTFPNDVRHNYDGHRGSHRKAHNIYGMQMVRSTYDGLKKLMRNKRPFTITRAGYAGMQRYGCVWTGDNVASWEHLKIGNIQCQRMSVSGVPFCGTDIGGFSGEPDGELFTRWIQLGTFSPFMRAHSAGDTAEREPWSFGEPYTAINRKFIELRYRLMPYLYSVFWEHHRYGFPILRPLVMLEQDKVSNHFRQDEFAFGDKILVCPMLEQGAVSRTVYLPKGQWYNFWTHELLAGENEHLIDAPLEDMPIFIKAGAVIPEYPVMQYVGEKNVDEVLLNIYYANYEVNSFFFEDHGDTFAYEQDIYSEKKFTVKGNDRRLLIQQKLEGLYTPNYETYNYNLIGIPFGIKKVIVDGLEIKDYYTDDRNCLRFKTNKNFSVIQIQGE, from the coding sequence ATGGAAGAATTCGAAGAACAAGGAAACGAAATAAAGGACAACGATAATATTAAGGAAATAGTTGAAACTACGATTCAACATTTAAATAATCCGGTATTAGCCTTAAAACCGATAGTTAAGAAATATCTGACACATGTGCAGGAAGTACGTAAGGAAGGAAATAAATTTTTCTTTTCAGATGGCGAAGCGAGTGTAGAGGTAAGAGTGGTAAGTAACGAAATTATTCGTGTCAGACTTGCCCCGCACAGTGTATTCCTCGAAGAGTTCTCTTACGCTGTTCCGGTGGTAGATCAGAAAGTAAGTACTTTCAGCTTTGATGAACAGGAAGACTGTTATGCAATTTCTACCAATACCATTACCTGTAAAATCAGAAAAGCAGATTTTCATATCTCATTTATAGAGAACCTCTCACAAATTGTAATGAGTGAAGATGCATCTCCCATGCACTGGGAAGAAAATGCAGACTTTGGCGGATATTATGTTTTTGCAACCAAGAAATGTTTTCCTGAAGAAAACTTCTTTGGCCTGGGGGACAAGTCAGGAAATATGAATCTGAGAGGGCGTCATTTCCAGAACTGGAATACTGATGCTTATTCTTTTGGCTGGGATCAGGATCCGCTATACAGAACTATTCCTTTCTATACAGGTATTCATCAGAAATCTGCGTATGGTATTTTCTTTGATAATACCTTCCGCTCTTATTTTGATTTCGGAAAAGAAGACAATGAAAAGACCAGCTTCTGGTCGGACGGTGGTGAACTGCAATACTATTATATTCACGGACCACATATGATGGATGTGATTAAGCGTTACCAGAGTCTTACCGGAACACATCCTATGCCTCCGAAATGGGCTTTGGGTTATCATCAGTGCCGCTGGAGTTACTATCCTGAGACCAAGGTCAAAGCGGTAGCAGAAGGATTCCGATCCAGGGATATTCCTTGCGATGCGATTTACTTCGACATTGATTATATGGATGGTTACCGTTGTTTCACCTGGAATAAAAAGCATTTTCCTGATCCGAGGAAGATGATTAAGGAACTGGCTGATGACGGATTTAAAACAGTCGTTATGATTGATCCCGGTATTAAGGTTGATGATAACTACTGGGTCTTTAAAGAAGGAAAAGAAAATAATTATTTCTGCAGAAGGAGTGATGACTACTTTATGGAAGGTCATGTATGGCCGGGCAGATGTCAGTTTCCGGATTTTACTAATCCTACTGTAAGAGAGTGGTGGGGTGGTTTATACAAGGAACTTGTGGATATGGGAGTTGCAGGTGTATGGAACGATATGAATGAACCGGCAGTTTTCGGGGCAGGAACCTTTCCAAACGATGTGCGGCATAATTACGACGGACACAGGGGATCACACCGGAAAGCACATAATATTTACGGCATGCAAATGGTACGCTCCACTTATGACGGCCTGAAAAAGCTGATGCGTAATAAACGACCATTTACAATTACGCGTGCCGGATATGCCGGGATGCAGCGTTATGGTTGCGTCTGGACCGGAGATAATGTAGCCAGCTGGGAGCATTTGAAAATAGGAAATATACAATGTCAGCGGATGTCTGTGTCAGGGGTCCCTTTTTGCGGGACGGATATTGGTGGTTTTAGCGGAGAACCCGATGGAGAGTTATTTACCAGATGGATACAACTGGGCACTTTTTCTCCTTTCATGCGTGCACATTCTGCTGGAGATACTGCAGAAAGAGAACCATGGAGTTTTGGCGAACCTTATACAGCAATCAACCGTAAATTTATTGAGCTGAGGTATCGCTTAATGCCTTATCTGTATTCTGTGTTCTGGGAACATCATCGTTATGGTTTCCCGATTTTAAGACCTCTGGTTATGCTGGAGCAGGATAAAGTGAGTAATCATTTCAGACAGGATGAGTTTGCCTTTGGTGATAAAATCCTGGTGTGTCCGATGTTGGAACAGGGTGCAGTTTCAAGAACAGTTTATTTACCAAAAGGACAATGGTATAACTTCTGGACACATGAATTGCTAGCCGGTGAAAATGAACATTTAATAGATGCACCATTAGAAGATATGCCTATCTTCATCAAGGCAGGTGCTGTTATTCCGGAATATCCGGTAATGCAGTATGTGGGAGAGAAAAATGTTGATGAAGTACTGTTGAATATTTATTATGCGAATTATGAGGTCAATTCATTTTTCTTTGAAGATCATGGAGATACCTTTGCTTATGAGCAGGATATTTATTCTGAGAAGAAGTTTACGGTGAAAGGAAATGATCGCCGTTTGCTGATTCAGCAAAAACTGGAAGGCTTATATACACCGAATTATGAAACCTATAATTATAATCTGATCGGCATACCTTTCGGAATTAAGAAAGTGATTGTTGACGGACTGGAGATAAAGGATTATTATACAGACGACAGAAATTGTTTACGTTTTAAGACCAATAAGAACTTTTCTGTAATACAAATTCAGGGAGAATAA
- a CDS encoding GNAT family N-acetyltransferase — protein METRIETERLILREYQEADWEAVHEYAKLEEILIYENWGPNSEADTIEFIETVMESRNAIPRVSFELAIILKEEEMLIGGCGFRFDTAEKSKGNLGYIINPAYWRSGYATEATKALIEFAAGKLNVKTVEATCDVLNLASQAVLKKCGFFRVKLIKKDIEMKGRFRDTFVYEKNT, from the coding sequence ATGGAAACCAGGATAGAAACAGAAAGACTGATCCTCAGAGAATATCAGGAGGCGGATTGGGAAGCAGTGCACGAGTATGCAAAACTCGAAGAAATTTTAATCTATGAAAACTGGGGTCCGAACAGTGAAGCTGATACTATAGAGTTTATTGAAACTGTGATGGAGTCCCGGAATGCTATCCCCAGGGTTAGTTTTGAATTAGCCATCATCTTAAAAGAAGAAGAGATGCTGATTGGTGGATGTGGTTTCAGATTTGATACAGCCGAAAAATCCAAAGGAAATCTGGGTTATATTATAAACCCGGCATACTGGAGAAGCGGATACGCTACAGAAGCGACCAAAGCTTTAATTGAATTTGCTGCCGGGAAGTTAAACGTGAAAACTGTAGAAGCTACCTGTGATGTTTTAAACCTTGCTTCGCAGGCTGTCCTGAAAAAATGTGGTTTCTTTCGTGTAAAGCTGATTAAAAAGGATATTGAGATGAAGGGGAGGTTCAGGGATACCTTTGTTTATGAAAAAAACACTTGA
- the glgB gene encoding 1,4-alpha-glucan branching protein GlgB gives MAKANQGKPVKEIIAVPADAPVWIFSLLTDFDVALFISGKHFRLYEKMGAHLLTLNNTEGTYFSVWAPNAQDVYVTGDFNQWNATAHRLYKRLDESGIWEGFIPSVGKGTVYKYFIKGFDGKNYEKGDPFATRWEHPPQTASVVWDTVYKWKDKAWLKKRPVLNALDQPISVYEVHLGSWQRDPSEPDRILTYKEIANSLVPYVLEMGFTHVELMPIMEYPYYPSWGYQITGYYAASSRHGTPQELMYLIEQFHQNNIAVILDWVPSHFPGDAHGLFHFDGTHLYEHADMRKGFHPDWKSYIFNYDRNEVRSFLISNAMYWLDQFHADGLRVDAVASMLYFNFSRKAGDAATNQYGGSENLGAIQFLKDLNESVYSNFKGVQTIAEESSTYPGVTHPVTEGGLGFGMKWMMGWMNDTLKYFKTDPIDRKYNHHQLTFSITYAFSEKFMLPFSHDEVVHGKSSMIYKMPGDEWRKHANLRLLYAYMFTQPGTKLLFMGNEFAQNGEWNFTRSLDWDLLRYKAHSGMQNYVKALNKLYRTEPGLYNFNFSPEGFEWISADDSNHSIYVYTRKGHKAKDTLIVILNMTPVYRQNYRIGLPFKASWKEIFNSDATEFFGSGKLNEQDFMPEAVRANGREYSMTINIAPLGAMVLKTV, from the coding sequence ATGGCTAAAGCGAATCAGGGTAAACCTGTTAAAGAAATTATTGCTGTACCTGCAGATGCACCTGTCTGGATTTTTAGTTTACTGACAGATTTTGATGTCGCCTTGTTTATTTCCGGCAAACACTTCCGTTTGTATGAAAAAATGGGAGCACATCTTTTGACACTGAACAATACTGAAGGAACTTATTTTTCAGTATGGGCTCCAAATGCACAGGATGTTTATGTTACCGGAGATTTTAACCAGTGGAACGCTACAGCTCACCGCTTGTATAAGAGGCTTGATGAATCAGGAATCTGGGAAGGTTTTATTCCTTCGGTAGGGAAAGGAACAGTTTATAAATACTTTATCAAGGGATTTGATGGGAAAAATTACGAAAAAGGAGATCCTTTTGCTACCCGGTGGGAACATCCCCCTCAGACGGCTTCTGTAGTCTGGGATACAGTGTATAAATGGAAAGATAAAGCATGGCTTAAAAAACGTCCGGTTTTAAACGCTCTTGATCAGCCAATTTCTGTCTATGAAGTCCATCTGGGATCCTGGCAGCGTGATCCTTCAGAACCCGATCGTATTCTAACCTATAAAGAAATAGCGAATAGCCTTGTTCCTTATGTACTGGAAATGGGCTTTACCCATGTAGAGCTGATGCCCATTATGGAATATCCTTATTATCCTTCCTGGGGTTATCAGATTACAGGGTATTATGCAGCGAGCTCCAGACATGGTACTCCACAGGAACTGATGTATCTGATTGAACAGTTTCACCAAAATAATATTGCTGTGATACTGGACTGGGTACCTTCACATTTTCCGGGAGATGCACATGGATTGTTCCATTTTGACGGAACGCATTTATATGAGCATGCCGATATGCGTAAAGGCTTTCATCCGGACTGGAAATCATATATCTTCAATTATGACAGAAATGAAGTCAGATCTTTTCTGATCAGTAATGCCATGTACTGGCTGGATCAGTTCCATGCTGATGGCCTGCGTGTTGATGCTGTGGCTTCGATGTTGTATTTTAACTTTTCGAGAAAAGCAGGTGATGCGGCAACCAATCAGTATGGAGGTTCAGAGAATCTGGGCGCAATACAGTTTCTTAAAGACCTGAATGAATCTGTTTACAGTAATTTTAAAGGTGTACAAACCATTGCAGAAGAAAGCAGTACCTATCCTGGTGTAACTCATCCTGTAACAGAAGGCGGACTGGGTTTTGGTATGAAGTGGATGATGGGATGGATGAACGATACGCTTAAATACTTTAAAACTGATCCGATTGACAGAAAGTATAATCATCATCAGCTTACCTTTAGTATTACCTATGCCTTTTCAGAAAAGTTTATGCTTCCTTTTTCTCATGATGAAGTAGTACATGGCAAGTCATCCATGATTTATAAAATGCCAGGCGACGAGTGGAGAAAACATGCTAATCTGCGTCTTTTATATGCTTATATGTTTACCCAGCCGGGAACTAAACTTCTTTTTATGGGGAACGAGTTTGCACAGAACGGAGAATGGAATTTTACCAGATCTCTGGACTGGGATTTACTGCGTTATAAAGCTCATTCAGGGATGCAGAATTATGTTAAAGCACTTAATAAGCTATACCGTACGGAACCTGGTTTATATAATTTTAACTTTTCTCCTGAAGGATTCGAATGGATCAGTGCCGATGACAGCAATCATTCAATCTATGTATATACCCGTAAGGGACATAAAGCTAAGGATACACTGATTGTGATTCTGAATATGACGCCGGTTTACAGACAGAACTATAGAATCGGATTACCATTTAAAGCTTCGTGGAAAGAAATTTTCAATAGTGACGCTACTGAGTTTTTTGGTAGCGGTAAACTCAATGAGCAGGACTTTATGCCTGAAGCTGTCCGGGCAAATGGAAGAGAATATTCTATGACGATCAATATTGCACCTCTGGGAGCAATGGTACTGAAAACAGTTTAG